The following are from one region of the Streptomyces tuirus genome:
- the cas5e gene encoding type I-E CRISPR-associated protein Cas5/CasD — MITPTSVLALRLAGPLQSWGASSRFTRRTTESAPTKSGVIGLLAAAAGIERGDDARLAPLAALRFGVRIDQPGTRVRDFQTAHHSVTGKSMPLSERFYLADAVFVAVVEGEHTLLAELYAALRAPVYPPFLGRRSCPPSGPVELGLHERARLEDVLLDVPWQASDWYRRRLLHQAPDKLTVLRERAVDERGATDALRDQPLSFAAAHRRHALRTVVTTHVALPPGPPDEWQGHHDPFEALPGALEDESV, encoded by the coding sequence ATGATCACCCCCACCAGCGTCCTCGCTCTGCGTCTGGCAGGCCCTCTGCAGTCCTGGGGGGCCTCGTCCCGCTTCACCCGCCGCACCACCGAGTCCGCCCCCACCAAGAGCGGCGTCATCGGCCTGCTCGCCGCCGCAGCCGGCATCGAACGCGGCGACGACGCCCGTCTAGCCCCCCTGGCCGCACTCCGGTTCGGCGTACGCATCGACCAACCCGGCACCCGTGTCAGGGACTTCCAGACGGCACACCACAGCGTCACCGGCAAGTCCATGCCGCTGTCAGAGCGGTTCTACCTCGCCGACGCCGTCTTCGTCGCCGTCGTCGAGGGCGAACACACCCTCCTCGCCGAGCTGTACGCGGCCCTGCGAGCCCCGGTGTACCCACCGTTCCTCGGCCGCCGCTCGTGCCCGCCGTCCGGGCCGGTCGAACTCGGCCTGCACGAGAGGGCCCGCCTGGAAGACGTACTGCTGGACGTGCCGTGGCAGGCATCCGACTGGTACCGCCGACGCCTCCTCCACCAGGCCCCGGACAAGCTGACCGTCCTCCGGGAGCGGGCGGTCGACGAGCGTGGAGCCACCGACGCTCTGCGTGACCAGCCCCTCAGCTTCGCCGCCGCTCACCGGCGCCACGCCCTGCGCACCGTCGTCACCACCCACGTTGCCCTGCCACCCGGCCCACCGGACGAGTGGCAGGGGCACCACGACCCGTTCGAGGCATTGCCCGGAGCTCTGGAGGATGAGAGCGTCTGA